A genome region from Nocardiopsis exhalans includes the following:
- a CDS encoding TIGR04222 domain-containing membrane protein, which produces MLLIPLLGALLGLAVGVFPLFKVFRSGRSLSAAVSDVPSPERQPEPEDLTPPELAYLVGGATRVGEVALMDLFLSGRIRRQARGGFFTLVGPSNAYVTEKDPVRRDLVKAFKDRTGLTARGMIQTATFSWGIDLVREKLAGRQLIAHSGELVKVLADFHDGGWYAQKLSYAGWGLTAAGVVLMNAQEMNEWTIALTVLGGVLAAVNGLALGLYLVRGGRKTSTSTTAGREVAREAESTYAISGAWGRAMVREVALNYTAVVGLGLMGEVAGPRQRERVGDSDAAVRVVTHSGSAEVVEESSYSVGEETPEPREGFELDWNSLCEMAQLCSVDGGSGGSSGDSGGSSGDGGGGGDGGS; this is translated from the coding sequence GTGTTGCTCATTCCCCTCCTGGGGGCTCTGCTCGGTCTTGCCGTCGGAGTGTTCCCGCTGTTCAAGGTGTTCAGGTCGGGCAGATCGCTCAGCGCGGCGGTCTCCGACGTTCCCTCCCCTGAGCGCCAACCGGAACCGGAGGACCTCACCCCGCCCGAACTCGCCTACCTGGTGGGCGGAGCGACCCGGGTCGGTGAGGTCGCGCTCATGGATCTGTTCCTGTCAGGTCGTATCCGACGCCAGGCACGCGGCGGGTTCTTCACCCTGGTCGGCCCCTCCAACGCCTACGTCACTGAGAAGGACCCGGTCCGCCGGGATCTGGTCAAGGCGTTCAAGGACCGGACCGGCCTGACCGCACGCGGGATGATCCAGACCGCTACCTTCAGCTGGGGGATCGACCTGGTCCGGGAGAAGCTCGCGGGACGCCAGCTGATCGCGCATTCCGGTGAGCTCGTCAAGGTGCTGGCCGACTTCCATGACGGCGGCTGGTACGCACAGAAACTCTCTTACGCGGGCTGGGGTCTGACCGCGGCGGGCGTGGTGCTCATGAACGCCCAGGAGATGAACGAGTGGACGATCGCGCTCACCGTGCTCGGTGGTGTACTCGCGGCGGTGAACGGCCTCGCCCTGGGGCTGTACCTGGTGCGGGGCGGTCGGAAGACCTCCACCAGTACCACTGCTGGGCGGGAAGTGGCCCGGGAGGCGGAGAGCACCTACGCGATCAGCGGCGCCTGGGGGCGGGCGATGGTGCGTGAGGTGGCCCTGAACTACACGGCCGTGGTCGGACTCGGCCTGATGGGCGAGGTAGCCGGGCCGAGACAGCGCGAGCGCGTCGGTGACAGCGATGCCGCCGTGCGGGTGGTGACTCATTCCGGGTCGGCTGAGGTAGTCGAGGAGAGCTCCTACTCAGTGGGGGAGGAGACCCCGGAACCGCGGGAGGGCTTCGAGCTCGACTGGAACAGCCTGTGCGAGATGGCCCAACTCTGCTCAGTGGACGGGGGCAGCGGAGGTTCCAGCGGCGACTCCGGCGGCAGCTCAGGTGACGGCGGCGGTGGAGGAGACGGCGGTTCCTGA
- a CDS encoding DUF7683 domain-containing protein, with translation MVIEWVLDEFDRDSERYLGHYVLPGLSHAEVSSWVGANDVEGGGVFDVPDSALAEISERFGLKTSPEKCEYLIGEGTITST, from the coding sequence GTGGTCATTGAATGGGTGCTTGATGAGTTCGATCGCGACTCGGAGCGCTACCTCGGGCACTATGTACTTCCCGGGCTTTCGCATGCTGAAGTGAGTTCCTGGGTGGGGGCGAACGATGTCGAGGGTGGGGGCGTTTTTGATGTCCCCGACTCCGCTCTCGCTGAGATCTCAGAACGATTCGGCCTGAAAACGTCTCCAGAAAAGTGCGAATACTTGATTGGCGAGGGAACCATTACCTCTACCTGA
- a CDS encoding GntR family transcriptional regulator yields the protein MAFEFEDDQPRWTQVADIMRARISDGTYPPGGRVPSVLQLQEEFGISTSTGQKVHRALRSEGLIRTQSGMGSYVKRQADAG from the coding sequence ATGGCATTCGAATTTGAGGACGACCAGCCCAGATGGACTCAGGTGGCTGACATCATGCGTGCCCGTATCTCCGATGGCACTTATCCGCCGGGTGGGAGGGTGCCCAGCGTGCTTCAGTTGCAGGAAGAGTTCGGCATCAGTACTTCAACTGGCCAGAAGGTCCACCGGGCACTGAGGTCAGAAGGGCTCATCCGGACGCAGAGCGGTATGGGCTCGTACGTGAAGCGGCAGGCTGACGCGGGCTGA
- a CDS encoding ABC transporter substrate-binding protein, giving the protein MTPLESSDPRAIPPFDIRGRLGAGGMGVVYAALSPENQWVAVKVIRPEFAGDEDFRQRFTREVQLMSRIRARCISSVLAYETAAEQPWFATAFLPGPTLGQRVRRQGALPEAKARVLAMGMAEAIAAIHASGVVHRDLKPSNVILAPDGPKVLDFGIARALDGTQLTRTGGLMGSPGWMSPERFSGGAGPEADVFSWGALVAYAVTGRPPFGTGSAEELMFRLLSGEPDLSGVPESLREVVTRALAKNPADRPTATELVRALAAGGGEGHVPNSPDEMATMVGALIDQDWSWTAPSVAPGAPVSPAAPATPALGAPGAGSVPSAPMTGAAPGAPATGSSPDRSHASVPPGPHTPTGPRAPSGPRTPARLHTPPGVQAPPAPSPGAPRAKGSRMLVGLAATVSALLMIGGVTGWLLLREGPDPTGDTSSGEQVAGGEGPGLPAEAAEDQSDPFVFATAERISSPDPFLASDESTFRFSRQVFETLLRHDPADGQIVGGLAESWEHSDDGTEWTFHLREGVRFHDGDELDAATVCANFDRWHNTTGVYQQTEYTRYWQSVFGGFAEQTGFNEAESNYRSCRVVDDLTAAITVNEYTPALPGGFTYASFGIMSASAVAEFADDPFVGPLGDYSNPGALAGTGPFRISEWDRWEAVVTLERFDEHRDGSAGIDTVIMSAVTNDAARRQALESGEIDGYERALPGDIAQLERAGFQMTSRDPHLLFYLGFQPEAHEALKVAEVREALARAVDRQSIVNTVMTGDSEVPAQLVPEAVNGWSPDARTIEHSPEAAEELLSDAGHGDLTLDLCYPNDISQVFLPDPEATQNLITQDLEAVGVTVEPVTLSRNDFSDSVRSGDCALYLHTAWGNQNDTLNFLNSYYFTLDQFSEAGADDLAEAFDEARSLPGQEQRRAAYEELNEQLMEFLPAVPIAAFSDATVYSKEIEPPQAGPLPGHENFAEIFWK; this is encoded by the coding sequence ATGACCCCGCTGGAGTCCTCCGACCCGCGCGCGATCCCCCCGTTCGACATTCGCGGCAGGCTGGGCGCGGGCGGTATGGGCGTCGTCTACGCCGCGCTGTCTCCCGAGAACCAGTGGGTCGCCGTCAAGGTGATCCGCCCCGAGTTCGCCGGTGACGAGGACTTCCGGCAGCGGTTCACCCGCGAGGTCCAGCTGATGAGCCGGATCCGGGCGCGCTGCATCTCGTCGGTGCTCGCCTACGAAACCGCCGCCGAGCAGCCCTGGTTCGCGACAGCGTTCCTGCCCGGCCCCACCCTCGGCCAGCGGGTACGGCGACAGGGGGCACTGCCCGAGGCCAAGGCACGGGTCCTCGCGATGGGCATGGCGGAGGCGATCGCGGCCATCCACGCGTCCGGGGTCGTGCACCGGGACCTGAAGCCGTCGAACGTGATCCTGGCTCCGGACGGACCGAAGGTGCTCGACTTCGGGATCGCCCGCGCCCTGGACGGCACGCAGCTGACGCGGACCGGCGGGCTGATGGGTTCTCCCGGGTGGATGAGCCCGGAGCGGTTCAGCGGCGGGGCGGGGCCCGAGGCCGACGTGTTCTCGTGGGGCGCGCTCGTGGCCTACGCGGTGACCGGACGTCCGCCGTTCGGTACCGGCTCGGCGGAGGAGCTGATGTTCCGGCTGCTGAGCGGTGAACCGGACCTGAGCGGGGTGCCGGAGAGCCTGCGCGAAGTCGTCACCCGTGCCCTGGCCAAGAATCCGGCGGACCGGCCGACCGCCACGGAGTTGGTCCGGGCGCTGGCGGCTGGGGGCGGTGAGGGCCACGTTCCGAATTCCCCGGACGAGATGGCCACGATGGTCGGCGCACTCATCGACCAGGACTGGTCCTGGACGGCCCCTTCTGTCGCTCCGGGAGCCCCTGTCTCCCCGGCTGCCCCGGCTACCCCCGCTCTAGGCGCTCCAGGGGCCGGAAGCGTTCCAAGCGCTCCGATGACCGGTGCCGCTCCGGGCGCTCCGGCGACCGGATCCTCACCCGACCGTTCGCACGCCTCCGTCCCGCCTGGCCCCCACACTCCAACAGGTCCCCGTGCCCCTTCGGGTCCGCGCACGCCCGCGCGCCTGCACACCCCACCGGGTGTCCAAGCACCCCCGGCGCCTTCCCCGGGCGCTCCCAGGGCGAAGGGCTCCCGCATGCTGGTGGGGCTTGCGGCCACCGTCTCCGCCCTGCTCATGATCGGCGGGGTGACCGGTTGGCTGCTGCTACGCGAGGGCCCCGACCCCACCGGTGATACGAGCAGCGGCGAGCAGGTCGCCGGGGGCGAGGGCCCGGGACTCCCAGCGGAGGCGGCCGAGGACCAGTCCGACCCGTTCGTCTTCGCGACCGCCGAGCGGATCTCCAGCCCTGACCCGTTCCTGGCCAGCGACGAATCCACCTTCCGCTTCAGTCGGCAGGTGTTCGAGACCCTGCTGCGCCACGATCCCGCCGACGGTCAGATCGTCGGCGGCCTGGCCGAGAGCTGGGAGCACTCCGACGACGGCACCGAGTGGACCTTCCACCTCCGTGAGGGCGTGCGGTTCCACGACGGCGATGAGCTGGACGCCGCGACTGTCTGCGCCAACTTCGACCGCTGGCACAACACCACCGGCGTCTATCAACAGACCGAGTACACCCGCTACTGGCAGTCGGTGTTCGGCGGGTTCGCCGAGCAGACGGGGTTCAACGAGGCAGAATCCAACTACCGTTCCTGCCGGGTCGTTGACGACCTGACCGCGGCCATCACCGTCAACGAGTACACCCCGGCACTGCCGGGCGGCTTCACCTATGCGTCCTTCGGCATCATGAGCGCCTCCGCCGTGGCGGAGTTCGCGGACGATCCATTCGTGGGTCCCCTCGGCGACTACTCGAACCCGGGGGCCCTGGCCGGGACCGGGCCGTTCCGGATCAGCGAGTGGGACCGCTGGGAGGCAGTGGTCACCCTGGAACGGTTCGACGAGCACAGGGACGGCTCCGCGGGGATCGACACCGTGATCATGAGCGCCGTCACCAACGATGCCGCCCGCCGTCAGGCTCTGGAGTCCGGGGAGATCGACGGCTACGAGCGCGCGCTCCCCGGAGACATCGCCCAGCTCGAACGGGCCGGGTTCCAGATGACTTCCCGAGACCCGCACCTACTCTTCTACCTGGGTTTCCAGCCGGAGGCACACGAGGCCCTGAAGGTTGCGGAGGTCCGCGAGGCACTGGCTCGTGCTGTCGACCGACAGAGCATCGTCAACACGGTGATGACCGGAGACAGCGAGGTCCCCGCCCAGCTCGTGCCCGAAGCCGTCAACGGATGGTCCCCGGATGCACGGACCATCGAACACTCACCGGAAGCGGCCGAGGAACTGCTCTCGGACGCGGGCCACGGGGACCTGACACTCGACCTGTGCTACCCGAACGACATCTCTCAAGTCTTCCTGCCTGACCCCGAGGCGACCCAGAACCTGATCACCCAGGACCTGGAGGCCGTCGGAGTGACGGTAGAGCCGGTCACCCTGTCGCGGAATGACTTCTCCGACAGCGTCCGGTCCGGAGACTGCGCGCTGTACCTGCACACCGCGTGGGGCAACCAGAACGACACCCTCAACTTCCTGAACTCCTACTACTTCACCCTCGACCAGTTCTCCGAGGCCGGGGCCGACGATCTCGCCGAGGCCTTCGACGAGGCCCGCAGCCTCCCCGGCCAGGAGCAGCGCCGCGCCGCCTACGAGGAGCTGAACGAGCAGCTGATGGAGTTCCTACCGGCGGTGCCGATCGCCGCTTTCTCTGACGCCACTGTCTACTCGAAGGAGATCGAACCACCGCAGGCGGGCCCGCTGCCCGGCCACGAGAACTTCGCCGAGATCTTCTGGAAGTAA
- a CDS encoding LLM class flavin-dependent oxidoreductase yields MTEAAGTAETTNPKLALSVLDHASIVEGSNPGEALRDARELAQNLERWGYTRFWLSEHHNMRAIASAATSVSLGFIAEGTSTIRVGSGGVMLPNHSPLVIAEQFGTLESLYPGRIDLGLGRAPGTDPRTMRAMRRDNSASSTFPQDVQELRSLFEPASPGQPVRAVPGEGLRVPLWILGSSLFGAQLAAHLGLPYAFASHFAPSALYDALAAYREDFTPSEQAPKPYAMAGINVVMADTDAEAKNLFTSQQQAFLGIMRNARGLLAPPVESSAMDTMWRPGEKQQTEAMLRYSFVGSPETVKPKIEQFVADTGVDELMISSMIYDKKARFRSYELLAELFDLEAPAGS; encoded by the coding sequence ATGACGGAAGCAGCTGGAACAGCCGAGACCACGAACCCGAAGCTCGCGCTGTCCGTCCTGGACCACGCCAGCATCGTCGAGGGATCCAACCCCGGCGAGGCCCTCCGTGACGCCCGCGAACTCGCGCAGAACCTGGAACGCTGGGGCTACACCCGCTTCTGGCTGTCCGAGCACCACAACATGCGGGCGATCGCCAGCGCCGCCACCTCGGTCTCGCTCGGCTTCATCGCCGAGGGAACGTCCACCATCCGGGTGGGTTCGGGCGGTGTCATGCTCCCGAACCACTCCCCCCTGGTGATCGCCGAGCAGTTCGGCACCCTGGAATCCCTCTACCCGGGGCGGATCGACCTCGGTCTGGGCCGCGCGCCCGGCACCGACCCGCGCACGATGCGCGCGATGCGCCGGGACAACTCCGCCTCCTCGACCTTCCCGCAGGACGTCCAGGAGCTCCGGTCGCTCTTCGAGCCCGCCAGCCCCGGCCAGCCGGTCCGCGCCGTACCCGGCGAGGGCCTGCGGGTGCCGCTGTGGATCCTGGGCTCCAGCCTGTTCGGCGCCCAGCTCGCCGCGCACCTGGGCCTGCCGTACGCCTTCGCGTCGCACTTCGCGCCCAGCGCGCTCTACGACGCCCTGGCCGCCTACCGGGAGGACTTCACCCCCTCGGAGCAGGCCCCGAAGCCGTACGCGATGGCCGGGATCAACGTGGTGATGGCGGACACCGACGCGGAGGCGAAGAACCTGTTCACCTCGCAGCAGCAGGCCTTCCTGGGCATCATGCGCAACGCCCGCGGCCTGCTCGCACCGCCGGTGGAAAGCTCGGCGATGGACACCATGTGGCGCCCCGGGGAGAAGCAGCAGACCGAAGCGATGCTGCGCTACTCCTTCGTGGGCTCCCCCGAGACCGTGAAGCCGAAGATCGAGCAGTTCGTCGCCGACACCGGCGTGGACGAGCTGATGATCTCCTCGATGATCTATGACAAGAAGGCCCGCTTCCGCTCTTATGAGCTGCTGGCCGAACTCTTCGACCTGGAGGCGCCCGCCGGGAGCTGA
- a CDS encoding ArsR/SmtB family transcription factor, which translates to MDLVTVLSALAEPTRLRIVCMLAEFEGERAWKDIELPIAQSTLSHHLKILRNAGLVQNRTEGTRCFVSLRDQEFEGRFPGLLETVLSCRDGH; encoded by the coding sequence GTGGATCTGGTCACGGTCCTGTCCGCGCTGGCCGAACCCACGCGGCTGCGGATCGTGTGCATGCTCGCGGAGTTCGAGGGTGAGCGGGCGTGGAAGGACATCGAACTGCCGATCGCGCAGTCGACCCTGAGCCATCATCTGAAGATTCTGCGCAACGCCGGTCTGGTGCAGAACCGGACCGAGGGCACCCGCTGCTTCGTCTCGCTGCGCGACCAGGAGTTCGAGGGGCGGTTCCCCGGGTTGCTGGAGACGGTCCTGAGCTGCCGGGACGGGCACTAG
- a CDS encoding protein kinase domain-containing protein — translation MNIGDELGGYELLEVLGRGGFGTVYLGRGQDGQLAAVKVLHHHYADNPQFRARFRAEVEHSMRVVDFCIARVLAAAPDGDPPWVASEYVEGPTLRQFVHSGKEDGGPLHEGDLYRIAVATATALTAIHASDVVHRDFTPSNIMVAPDGIRVIDFGIARALENSPVSASALLGTPRYMAPEQFLGSRVTPAIDVFAWGSVIAFAGTGKDIFTGENLAVTLRKVLFEKPDLTGLPDSLASIVRWCLYKDPQLRPTSQRLLATLLGVAEPGGGHPQDRLPGYTGRSDLDILALGNQIGQGSGTIDITAIPRLTQAPPDRDELFEIGGESYSSAAALALDIQRDWNTALALLRNAPLRQDLLRWLPESHEQARRTIGQLPEDWGGADVQAANLIADLDPALPPIFDKLDMSWGALFATRGGRSWPYRGEEYRRLLRLVEQGNLLEPFSRHHCVASDHECAATGGCEPYARVARQTRAMFASLRNCEAWLEQLGKGFGLTPTPIPPDQRGDLVHVLATDPRSRCDRWELAAWAVEGIAQCSERDQVYRAVGNSDDPWPEAVVFRAHRDDFRELAERIRQEESASGPDPAPQDPRSELARLERRDPKLLVRFFYGLGATLVALAVAVGTVWNSLTFLAVVAGVIGLLFGGIGLVMAHDHERALRRLREKSADLPERTEKGGRPPVGPGRDGGRGAATRSGDAVAAVSESGQEHPGGSATAPASQEPSPSSPLSVSDPAGPGVRSGAGGAPEYFGEDDLDLSPSDRIRLRESVEAQPSDRAGTVRDRMGMSADERLAARSAPEPRATAPLGSEEGTGGASLGSPPESSGGSTERNTGESREEKVGESTVEWTFERGVSFGQEQNPGS, via the coding sequence GTGAACATCGGCGACGAACTCGGCGGATACGAACTCCTGGAGGTCCTCGGCAGAGGCGGGTTCGGCACGGTCTACCTCGGACGCGGCCAGGACGGACAGCTCGCCGCGGTCAAGGTGCTGCACCACCACTACGCCGACAACCCCCAGTTCCGCGCGCGGTTCCGAGCCGAGGTCGAGCACAGCATGCGGGTCGTGGACTTCTGTATCGCGCGGGTCCTGGCCGCGGCCCCGGACGGCGACCCGCCGTGGGTGGCCAGCGAGTACGTGGAGGGCCCCACGCTCCGCCAGTTCGTGCACTCGGGAAAGGAGGACGGCGGCCCCCTGCACGAGGGCGACCTCTACCGGATCGCGGTCGCCACGGCCACCGCGCTCACCGCCATCCACGCCTCGGACGTGGTCCACCGCGACTTCACGCCCTCCAACATCATGGTCGCGCCGGACGGGATCCGGGTGATCGACTTCGGGATCGCCCGAGCCCTGGAGAACAGCCCGGTCTCGGCCAGCGCCCTCCTGGGCACCCCCCGCTACATGGCGCCCGAGCAGTTCCTCGGCAGCAGGGTCACCCCCGCCATCGACGTGTTCGCCTGGGGGTCGGTGATCGCCTTCGCCGGGACCGGCAAGGACATCTTCACCGGCGAGAACCTGGCCGTGACCCTGCGCAAGGTGCTGTTCGAGAAACCCGACCTCACCGGCCTGCCCGACAGCCTCGCGTCGATCGTGCGCTGGTGCCTGTACAAGGACCCCCAGCTGCGCCCCACCTCCCAGCGGCTCCTGGCTACTCTCCTCGGGGTGGCGGAACCGGGCGGGGGACACCCCCAGGACCGGCTGCCCGGCTACACCGGCCGCTCCGACCTCGACATCCTGGCCCTGGGAAACCAGATCGGCCAGGGCAGCGGCACCATCGACATCACCGCGATCCCCCGCCTGACCCAGGCGCCGCCGGACCGGGACGAGCTCTTCGAGATCGGCGGGGAGTCCTACTCCAGCGCCGCCGCGCTCGCCCTGGACATCCAGCGCGACTGGAACACCGCGCTGGCCCTCCTGCGCAACGCCCCGCTCCGGCAGGACCTGCTGCGCTGGCTGCCGGAGTCGCACGAACAGGCCCGTCGGACCATCGGCCAGCTGCCGGAGGACTGGGGCGGCGCCGATGTCCAGGCCGCCAACCTCATCGCCGACCTCGACCCCGCCCTCCCGCCGATCTTCGACAAGCTCGACATGTCCTGGGGCGCGCTCTTCGCCACCCGGGGCGGGCGGAGCTGGCCCTACCGGGGCGAGGAGTACCGGCGCCTCCTCCGGCTGGTGGAACAGGGCAACCTCCTCGAGCCCTTCAGCCGGCACCACTGCGTGGCGAGCGACCACGAGTGCGCGGCCACGGGCGGCTGCGAACCCTATGCCCGGGTCGCCCGGCAGACCAGGGCCATGTTCGCCTCGCTGCGCAACTGCGAGGCGTGGCTGGAGCAGCTCGGCAAGGGGTTCGGGCTCACCCCCACCCCGATCCCACCGGACCAGCGGGGCGACCTGGTCCACGTTCTGGCCACGGACCCCCGAAGCCGGTGCGACCGGTGGGAACTGGCGGCCTGGGCGGTCGAGGGGATCGCGCAGTGCTCCGAACGCGACCAGGTGTACCGCGCCGTGGGCAACTCCGACGACCCCTGGCCGGAAGCCGTCGTCTTCCGCGCCCACCGGGACGACTTCCGCGAACTGGCCGAGCGGATCAGGCAGGAGGAGAGCGCTTCGGGCCCGGACCCGGCTCCGCAGGACCCGCGAAGCGAACTGGCCAGGCTGGAGCGCAGGGACCCCAAGCTGCTGGTGCGCTTCTTCTACGGGCTGGGCGCGACTCTGGTGGCCCTGGCCGTGGCGGTCGGGACGGTGTGGAACAGCCTGACGTTCCTGGCCGTGGTGGCGGGTGTGATCGGGCTGTTGTTCGGCGGGATCGGTCTGGTGATGGCCCACGACCACGAGCGCGCGCTCAGGAGGTTGAGGGAGAAGTCGGCGGACCTGCCCGAGCGGACGGAAAAGGGCGGGCGGCCGCCAGTCGGGCCGGGCCGGGACGGGGGCAGGGGCGCCGCGACGCGGTCCGGCGACGCGGTGGCCGCGGTATCCGAGTCCGGGCAGGAGCATCCGGGGGGTTCGGCCACCGCGCCCGCGTCCCAGGAACCGTCCCCGTCTTCTCCCCTCTCGGTCTCTGACCCCGCCGGGCCGGGGGTGCGTTCGGGCGCGGGGGGTGCTCCGGAGTACTTCGGTGAGGACGATCTCGATCTGAGCCCGTCGGACCGGATCCGGTTGCGGGAAAGCGTGGAGGCTCAGCCGTCGGACCGGGCCGGGACGGTCCGGGACCGGATGGGGATGTCCGCGGACGAGCGGCTCGCCGCGCGGAGTGCGCCGGAACCGCGTGCCACCGCACCGCTCGGTTCGGAGGAGGGCACCGGAGGGGCCTCGCTGGGGAGCCCGCCGGAGAGCTCCGGTGGGAGCACGGAGAGGAACACCGGGGAGAGCAGGGAGGAGAAGGTCGGGGAGAGCACCGTGGAGTGGACCTTCGAACGGGGTGTGTCCTTCGGCCAGGAACAGAATCCGGGGAGCTAG
- a CDS encoding MATE family efflux transporter has translation MADNRTQNATDASAVPATGGDTAPPTRQAGEDCSELPGEAAPGPEPSDDAAPGNSAAQASEPPTESTSNTPASAPTNAAAAAPAPPSDHPDEEPRPAFPHLMGSIGGKAFPLYLSMVATVFGTMVTAGVLGHTGTAVLAAYAMTIALYNPVSMVIQGALRGSMPFVAQNAEAPEALAPTVRDSLWLALCTGLLGGAVVAAVPLVARLIGAPAETVAAFGLFPYLMAFALLANAFQACATTLLIGLGRSKQAMTVGLVGTALSVVLVPTLVVALGLDITGAGLAMLLTALVVMAVAHALLRRGTVVNGQSLGLGSPDWSGVWHIARVGLPMGSTMLIKFGVLGLLAMAVARVGAAEAAAHQVMVTLVTFVFLPATAVGQAAVPFMARAAQAAHTTQAAQITQAARDQGDDSPGSGFGEVRRTMAAGLAVALPVIALSMLLIWVAAGPIIGVFTPDPNVSSLVTALIPVVFVVVLADGMQAMPGMGLLALKRTTPTLYTFAVCFGLLALAAFPVAAAGGLAWLWWAYALANLGLVVGQGGGFLRLTRARS, from the coding sequence ATGGCTGACAACAGAACCCAGAACGCCACTGATGCCTCCGCCGTTCCCGCAACGGGTGGCGACACGGCCCCACCGACGAGGCAGGCCGGGGAGGACTGCTCCGAACTCCCAGGCGAAGCGGCCCCCGGCCCCGAGCCCTCCGACGACGCGGCCCCCGGAAACTCAGCCGCGCAGGCCTCGGAGCCGCCTACCGAGAGCACTTCAAACACCCCCGCGAGCGCCCCCACAAACGCAGCCGCGGCCGCCCCCGCTCCGCCTTCGGACCACCCCGACGAGGAGCCGCGCCCCGCCTTCCCGCACCTGATGGGAAGCATCGGGGGAAAGGCCTTCCCGCTGTATCTGTCCATGGTCGCCACCGTCTTCGGGACCATGGTCACAGCGGGCGTCCTGGGCCACACCGGCACCGCCGTGCTCGCCGCCTACGCGATGACCATCGCCCTGTACAACCCCGTTTCCATGGTGATCCAGGGGGCACTGCGCGGCTCGATGCCCTTCGTGGCACAGAACGCCGAGGCCCCGGAGGCGCTCGCCCCCACTGTCCGCGACTCCCTCTGGCTGGCTCTGTGCACGGGTCTCCTCGGCGGCGCCGTGGTGGCGGCGGTGCCCCTGGTCGCCCGGCTGATCGGAGCCCCCGCGGAGACCGTGGCGGCCTTCGGGCTCTTCCCCTACCTGATGGCGTTCGCGCTCCTGGCCAACGCCTTCCAGGCCTGCGCGACCACCCTGCTCATCGGCCTGGGTCGATCCAAGCAGGCGATGACGGTGGGGCTGGTGGGCACCGCGCTGTCGGTGGTGCTGGTCCCGACCCTGGTCGTGGCGCTCGGCCTGGACATCACCGGCGCCGGGCTGGCCATGCTCCTCACCGCCCTCGTGGTCATGGCCGTGGCCCACGCGCTCCTGCGCCGCGGCACCGTCGTGAACGGCCAGAGCCTCGGCCTGGGCTCCCCGGACTGGTCCGGGGTCTGGCACATCGCCCGGGTCGGCCTGCCCATGGGCTCGACGATGCTCATCAAGTTCGGGGTGCTGGGGCTGCTCGCGATGGCGGTGGCCCGGGTCGGCGCCGCCGAGGCAGCCGCCCACCAGGTCATGGTGACCCTGGTGACCTTCGTGTTCCTGCCCGCGACCGCCGTCGGGCAGGCCGCCGTCCCGTTCATGGCCCGCGCCGCCCAGGCGGCCCACACCACCCAGGCCGCCCAGATTACGCAGGCCGCCCGGGACCAGGGGGACGATTCCCCCGGGAGCGGGTTCGGTGAGGTCCGGCGGACGATGGCCGCCGGACTGGCCGTGGCACTGCCGGTGATCGCGCTGAGCATGCTGTTGATCTGGGTCGCCGCCGGTCCGATCATCGGGGTGTTCACCCCCGACCCGAACGTGTCATCGCTGGTCACGGCTCTGATTCCGGTGGTGTTCGTGGTCGTGCTCGCCGACGGCATGCAGGCGATGCCGGGTATGGGCCTGCTCGCCCTCAAGCGCACCACCCCGACCCTGTACACGTTCGCGGTGTGCTTCGGCCTGTTGGCCCTGGCCGCCTTCCCGGTGGCCGCGGCGGGCGGTCTGGCCTGGCTCTGGTGGGCCTACGCCCTGGCCAACCTCGGCCTGGTCGTCGGTCAAGGCGGCGGGTTCCTCCGTCTGACCCGCGCCCGAAGCTGA